CGGTCTTGCTGAACCGGCCGATCAGCTCGGCACAGAGCCGCGGCGGTTTCTGGCCGCCGTGTTCGCTGCGCAGGTCGTGTTGGAGGGCCGGCGGGTACCCCTCGGCGATCACGGACTTCGTCGCGTACTTCCACTCCTTGCCGGTGAGGTCGTTGACTCGGTTGCGCTCGTCGTAGATCCCCCGCCCCTCGACGTAGCGCTGGTGATCGGCCAGCTCGTCGGTGTCGATCACTTCGCCGTCCTCGACCGGCAGCGACTCCTCGCGGGCCCGTTCGGCGTCGAACTCGCCGTCGTCGTCCGTGAACAGGCGGCTCTGGCGGTGCTGCTCCCGCTCGTCCTCTGCCATATTCCTCGGTGGGAACCGCTGGATGATAAAAGCGCGTCTCTCTCCCGGGAGGAGGTGCCGACCCCGTCGACGGTCGTCAGCCGGTGTAGGAGCTCTCGCCGACGACTTCGAGCAACTCGCCGCGGCCGGTCGCCGACGAGTCGTCGAACTCGGTCACGCGGACCCGGACGCGTTTCTCGACGGTCTCCGGACCGGCCCCCTCGACGGTCAGGCGGGTATCGCCGACGTAGGCGCGGCCGTCGGTCCCGTTGGTTTCGGCGACGAAGACGCTGATCTCGTCGCCGGGTTCGAACGTCGGTTCGGAACTGCGGAACCGCCAGCCCTCGAGGTACTTGCTAAAGAGGCTCATACGCGAGCCACCTCCTCGCTCTCGCGGTCGGTCACGTACTCGCGGCCGAAGCCGGTGATCGCCGCGACGACGAACACCGCCACCAGCAGCCAGCCCTGGAAGACGTAGGGCACGACGTCGATCGGAGTGACGAGCATCGCCTGATCGAGCCACTCGTACTCACCGGGGAGCCCCTCCATCGCCTGGTAGCCGGCGAGGACGCCGCCGGACCACGGGAAGATGTACCCCAGCGCGGCGGTCTGGCCGTCCAGGATGTTCGCCCGGCGGTAGCCGTTCAAGTTGAACCGCTCGCCGATCTTCGAGATGTAGGGTCCGATCGCGACCTCCGCGGCCGTGTTGATCGTGATGATCGCGTTGATCAGGGCCGCCGAGGCGACCATCGTGAGTTCGGCGTTGCGGACGTTCGTCGCGAGGTTCTCGAGCGACCAGCCGAGGATCGCCTGGAACGCGCCGCCCCGGATCATGATCTGGGCGGCCGCGATGATCAGCAAGACGAGAATCGAGAGTTCGAAGAAGCCGGCCGCGCCCTGCATGACGCTGCCGGAGACGCCGACCGCGTCCGGATCGTCGACGATCTCGAGGATCGGCAGATCCGCGAGCGGGGCCGCCAGCGGGGCGTCCTCCGGCGCGGAGAACGTGACGATATCGCCGATGCCCGACAGCCCGAGCACGAGGTTGAACGCGATGGCGACGACGATCCCCCACGAGATCGCCTCGACGATGTGTCGACCGGCGATCGCCGCGCCGATCACGATCCCCATGGAGACGAGGTGGACGAGTCCGATCGGATCGCTCGCCTCGGCGAGGAGGTCGGCGGCGGCCGCGCCGGTCTCGACGCCGCCCATCGTCTGTCCCGCGACGACGTAGCCGACGAACGTTAGCGTGGCGGCGATGATGACGTACTTGAACCGCGAGGCGACGACGCCGCCGATGTCT
This portion of the Haloterrigena gelatinilytica genome encodes:
- a CDS encoding DUF7513 family protein, translating into MSLFSKYLEGWRFRSSEPTFEPGDEISVFVAETNGTDGRAYVGDTRLTVEGAGPETVEKRVRVRVTEFDDSSATGRGELLEVVGESSYTG
- a CDS encoding Na+/H+ antiporter NhaC family protein encodes the protein MSGGSDGPPDGDPTDAFVEGTGDEEPRITFYGGRGMSALPIAVFIVWAIVQTALWRISDTGGLIVGMLLGLVVGMFFVRGDWASYANTIFEGMTQPVAVTAIVAWIWAGIFAQLLQDGGFVGGLVWLADLAGVGAALFPAVTFVLAALFTTGIGTGYGAAVAFVTLFFPTGLLLGASPVLTFAAILSGAIFGDNLAPVSDTTIVSAVTQDSDIGGVVASRFKYVIIAATLTFVGYVVAGQTMGGVETGAAAADLLAEASDPIGLVHLVSMGIVIGAAIAGRHIVEAISWGIVVAIAFNLVLGLSGIGDIVTFSAPEDAPLAAPLADLPILEIVDDPDAVGVSGSVMQGAAGFFELSILVLLIIAAAQIMIRGGAFQAILGWSLENLATNVRNAELTMVASAALINAIITINTAAEVAIGPYISKIGERFNLNGYRRANILDGQTAALGYIFPWSGGVLAGYQAMEGLPGEYEWLDQAMLVTPIDVVPYVFQGWLLVAVFVVAAITGFGREYVTDRESEEVARV